The Paramicrobacterium fandaimingii DNA segment CGGCGTCGCAAGCTACCTGTCGACGCGGTTTCCGTACCCCGCTGCAGCGCCGGGAGACAGCCCGTTTCAGCAGCCGCAGTACAGCGGAGCACGCGGAGGCTTCAGCCAGACGTTCGGTTTGCTGATTCCGTTTGTTCTGTCGCTTCCGACCCTGTACTTCGCATGGAGAGGTTTGGCCGGCGACGCGGACGCGACGATGTGGGCACTGGTGACGGGGGTGGGCACCGGCATCCTCGTCTTCGTCGTCGGCATTTGGCTTGGCGGTCGTGCCTTTGACCGACGCGGCCCCGAGATCATCGAGTTCGCCACTTCTCACTGATCACGCAGCGCGAACGGATTACACTGGAGAGCATGAACGTTCAGGTGCGCACTGAAGATCCACTCTCCACGGGAGGGTCAACGTCTGTTCTCGATCGCGAGCTTGAAGAGCTGCTCGAAAACGAGACGATCGATCCGGGCGATCACGAACGCTTCTCGCACTATGTCAAGAAAGACAAGATTCTTGAGTCGGCGATCAGCGGCAAGCCGGTGCGTGCGCTCTGCGGCAAGAAGTGGACGCCGGGGCGCGACCCCGAGAAGTTTCCGGTCTGCCCCGAGTGCAAGAAGGTCTACGAGCGGATGCGCAAGGGATAGCCCGTTTTCGCGGACGTTCCCCTAGGAGAACGTCGTCGAAAGCGCGGGGTCTCCACGACCGAGTCTGTACGCGTCCGCAGGAAGCTCTGCCCTCACCATCGCGTGGTGCTCGCGGGCAATGCTCGTGCCAGAAGCTCCGAGATAGCGGTCGCTGATCTCGCCTGCGGTGATCAGCGGGGCCAGAAGCGGGCGCTCTGACGCCGGAATCGATTTCGCCTCCTCAGGGCCCAGCCCGATGTACACCTTCTCTTGTCTGGCGACACCGTTTTCGTCGCGCAGCCGGGTAGCGTATTTGCGCCCGCCCACGGATCGCTTTCCCGCGGAGGCCTTGGCGACAGACACCCAGTCTCCGTCGGCCACCTGGCGAGCCACGAGCTTGTAGACAAGTCCGGCAGCGGGTGACCCAGAGCCGGTCACGAGAGACGTTCCGACCCCATACGAATCGACCGGCGCCGTGCGCAGGGTCGCGATCGCATACTCGTTGAGATCGCTGGTCACAGTGATCTTCGTGTTGTGCGCGCCGAGCATGTCGAGTTGCCGACGCACGTCGACGACGAGGGTCGGCAGATCTCCGGAGTCGAGACGGATCGCACCGAGTTCCGTTCCGGCGACGCGAATCGCTGTCTCAACGCCCGCGGCGACGTCGTAGGTGTCAACGAGCAGGGTCGTTCCCGGGCCCGCTGCGGCAACCTGCGCTCGGAATGCCTCCTCCTCGTTTTCGTGAAGCAGTGTGAACGAGTGTGCCGCCGTTCCCATTGTGGGAATTCCCCATGTGCGCCCCGCCTCGAGATTGCTCGTCGCGCTGAAGCCGGCGATGTACGCCGCGCGGGAGGCGGCGATGGCGGCATCCTCGTTTGCACGCCGTGACCCCATCTCGGCCAGTGGCCTTCCGGCTGCGGCCGTCACCATGCGGGTTGCTGCCGTGGCAACCGCGGAGTCGTAGTTCAGAATGCTGAGAATCAACGTTTCGAGCAGCACGCCCTCGCCGAATGACGACTCGACGATCAGAATCGGTGATTCTGGAAAATATGCTTCGCCGTCGACGTACCCCCAGATATCGCCGCTGAAGCGATAGTCGGCAAGCCAGTCGATGGCGCGTGCGCTCACGACATCGTTGTCGGCGAGCCAGGTGAGCTCGGCATCGGCAAAGCGAAAATCGCGGATGCGCTCAAGCAGCCGCCCGATGCCGGCAACGACGCCGAAGCGTCTCGCCCCGGGCAGCCGGCGCCCGAATGCCTCGAACATGCACGGCGTATCCGCCGTGCCGTGAGCGATCGCTGCCTCGAGCATGGTGAGTTCGTAGCGGTCGGTGCGAAATGCCGTCGACGTGTTCACGCCGCAAGCCTACCCGGGGGACGGCTAGGCTTGGTTCGTGACTGATGCGCCGATTGGGATATTCGACTCGGGTGTCGGCGGTCTCACCGTCGCTCGTGCAATCCAAGACCAGCTTCCCAACGAGTCGGTGCTGTACATCGGCGATACAGCGCACTCGCCCTACGGCCCCAAGCCCATTGCCGACGTACGACGGTACGCGCTGGAAGTGCTTGACGATGTCATCGCCCAGGGCGTGAAGATGATTGTCATCGCGTGCAACACGGCATCGTCAGCGATGCTGCGAGATGCTCGCGAGCGATACACGGTTCCGGTGATCGAGGTGATTCAGCCTGCCGTGCGCACCGCGGTGACGACGACTCGCAATCACAAGGTCGGCGTCATCGGCACCGAGGGCACCATCAATTCCCGTGCGTATCATGACGCCTTCGCCGCGGCTCCCGACCTGGAGATCGTCGCTCAAGCCTGCCCGCGCTTCGTGGAGTTCGTCGAGGCCGGAGTGACGACGGGTTCCGAAGTGCTTGAGGTGGCTGAAGCATATTTGCGCCCCCTGAGGGATGCCGGAATCGATACCCTCGTGCTCGGATGCACACACTATCCGTTTCTCAAAGGCGTGATTTCCTACGTTATGGGGCCAGACGTGACCCTGGTGTCGAGTGACACCGAGACGGCAAACGACGTGTATCGCACGCTCATCGATCGCGGCATCGCACGCACAGCTCTTGTTCCACCCACTCACAACTACGAGGCGACCGGCCAGAGCGCTGACGAGTTCCTCGAGCTTGCTCACCGACTGATCGGGCACGAGATCTCATCTGTCAACCTGGTTCAGACCGGAGCCATCGACCTCGCCTCGCTTCAGGCAGCACTCAGAGAAGGAGAAAATTCGTGACGACACGCAAAGACGGACGCACGGCAGACCAGCTCAGACCGATCACAATCGAACGCGGGTGGAGCGAGCAGGCAGAAGGCTCGGCGCTCATCTCGTTCGGCAAGACCAAAGTGCTGTGCACTGCGTCGTTCACGCCGGGTGTTCCGCGCTGGCTGACGGGCAAAGGCAAAGGTTGGGTGACAGCCGAGTATGCGATGCTGCCACGGGCGACAAACGAGCGTTCGGGGCGCGAATCTGTCAAGGGGAAGATCGGCGGCCGCACCCACGAGATCTCCCGCCTGATCGGTCGCAGCCTGCGTGCCGTTGTCGATATGAAGGCTCTCGGCGAGAACACCATCGTGATTGACTGCGACGTGCTGCAGGCTGACGGGGGCACTCGCACCGCAGCAATCACCGGCGCCTACGTTGCCCTGGTCGACGCCATGGAATGGGCGCGGGGAAAGGGACACATCGGCAAAAGGTCGGTGCCGCTCATCGACAGCGTCGCGGCGGTTTCCGTCGGAATTATCGATGGCGAACCGATGCTCGATCTGCCGTATGTCGAGGACGTTCGCGCGGAGACAGACATGAACGTCGTCGTGACCGGGCGAGGTCTGTTCGTCGAGGTGCAGGGTACGGCCGAGGGCGCGCCGTTTGATCGCTCTGAGCTCGATGCGCTGCTCGACTTGGCGACGAGCGGGGCACGGGAACTGACGACGCTTCAGCGCCAGGCGCTTGAGCGCGAATGACGCTGCACGTGGTGCTTGCGAGCCACAACGCTCACAAGATCGCCGAATTTCAGAAGATCCTCGGTCACGACGTTCCTGACATCGTGATCGAGGCGTATGACGGACCGGAGCCGATCGAAGACGGCACCAGCTTCGACGAGAATGCGCTCATCAAGGCACGGGCCGCCGCCGCGCACACCGGACGGGTGGCGCTCGCCGATGACAGCGGGATCAGCGTCGGCATCATGGGCGGTGCACCGGGGATCTTTTCGGCCCGGTGGTCGGGAACACGCGAGGATGCCGATAATAGGCGGCTTCTGCTCGCCCAGCTCGCCGACATTCGCGGTGCGAACCGTGCGGCGCAGTTTCACTGCTCGATCGCGATTGTCGACCCATCGACCGGGAGCGAGCAGATAGCGCGGGGGGAGTGGCCGGGCAGCGTGGCGTTGCAGGAGACGGGCGAGAACGGCTTCGGATACGATCCGATCTTCGTGCCTGAGGGATACTCCGTGAGCTCAGCGGAATTGCCACCGGACGAGAAGAACGAGATCTCCCACAGGGCGCGCGCGTTCCGCGCTGCGGCACCAATTCTTCGAGGACTCTGAGCCGCTTCACACCGGGCGACGATGGTAATGAGAATGGCCATCATTCCTATCTGTGCGACACGCTTGAGAACGGCGATCGTCCCTGCCTAACGTGGAGCTATGGCGCACGATCATTCCCACGGAACCACGAACAGAAGGCGACTCATCGTCGTCATCTGTCTGGTGTCGGTGACCCTCGTCGCCGAAGTGGTCGGAGGACTCGCCACAGGCTCATTGGCTCTGCTCGCCGATGCCGGTCACATGTTCTCAGACCTCACAGGACTCGTCATCGCGCTCGTCGCGATCGGAATCGCTGCTCGGCCGGCGACAGATCGTCACACCTGGGGTTTTCAACGCACGGAAGTGCTCGCTGCCCTCATCAACGGTCTGATTCTGACAAGCGTCGCGGTTGCTGTCGCGAGTGAAGGAGTACAGCGACTCACAGACCCGGAGCCCGCCAACGTCAGTGGTCTTCCCGTGCTGCTCGTCGCCCTTGTCGGGCTCGTGATCAACGCGATATCTCTTGTTCTTCTGAGACCGAGTGTCAGAAACTCCATAAACATGAAGGGTGCCTACCTCGAGGTATTCGGCGACCTCCTGGGATCGGTTCTCGTTGCGATATCGGCAATCGTCATCATGACAACCGGGTTTGCGAAGGCCGACGCCATCGCCTCGCTGCTCATCGCCGCCGGCATCCTCCCCCGTGCCGCCGTGCTCTTGCGAGACGTCTGGCGCGTTCTCAATGAGTCGACGCCCGCGGGCACCGATGTCGAGGTCATTCGCGCGCACGTGCGAAACGCACCGGGAGTCGTCGGGGTGCATGACGTGCACGTCTGGTCGATCACGTCAGGCCAATCGGTGTTCACAGCGCACGTCATCGTCGAACAGGATGTCTTCGAACAGGGACGAGTCGGGGCTCTGCTCGATCACCTCGGATCGTGCCTTGCCGAGCACTTCGACGTTGAGCACTCAACATTCCAGCTTGAGCCCGTCAAGCACGCCGACACCGAAGACATCGCGCACTCCTAGGCCGAGGCGTCAGCGACGTCGGTTATTCACGATCGAGGAATCTAGACGCAACTCGGCGGCTCCGTCAGCATCCGTTCGATCGGTTCCGCCTGCCTCAGCGGATCGCCGGGCTTTGCGTCGCGCCGAGAAGTAGTGCCACAGCGTCGGGACGACGGTAATGACGACGGCCGCCACGAGAATCAAATCGATGTAGTCGCGCACAAAATCTGCGACGGGCGGCACATAGCTCAGAAAGTATCCGACGAAGACAAGCCCGACGCCCCAGAGCATCGCGCCGATGAAGTTATACAGGCTGTACCGGCGGTAACTCATGTGCGCTACGCCCGCCGCAACCGGGGCAAAGGTGCGAACAACGGGAACGAAACGGGCGACGACGACGGCGAGGGGGCCGAATCTCTCGAAGAAGGCATTGGTTCGATGCACGTTCTCGATGCTGAAGAGACCGGACTCTTTGCGTTCGAATATTCGAGGGCCGGCGCGGTGCCCGATCAGATAGCCAACCTCGCCTCCGGCGAAGGCCGCGGCTCCGATGAACAGCGCTATCCACCACACATCGAAACCGAGACCAGGGCTGAAAGCGAGAAGCCCAGCCATGATCAGAAGCGTGTCTCCGGGAAGCAGAAATCCGACAAGCAGGCCCGTCTCTGCGAACACGATGAGGCACACGACGAGAACCGCCCACGGGCCCGCACCCGTGATGATGACCTCGGGGTCAAGCCAGGGGATGAGTCCGGCATGCATCATGAGGTGTGCTCCCAACAAGCGAGGGTCAACAGGGCTGCCCCTGAGTGCGGAAGGTGGGACTTGAACCCACACGCTCGAAAGCACAGGAACCTAAATCCTGCGTGTCTGCCAATTTCACCACTCCCGCGTGGGTACTAGTTTATTGATTTTCTGTTGTACGCAGACTGTGAGCTTGCTTCATGGAGAGGCGCGATTCTGCGACGGACGCGCGGCTTGTGGATAACTTTCACGGGCATGCTCAGTTTTCGGCATGATGACGGGATGACGACAGCAGTGGACATCGTCGCCGAAGCCGTGCGTGAGCGGGTGAGACGCGACGGAACCGACCTCTCGCACCACGCTGAGCTCACGGAACGCTACGTCACCGAAGAGCTGCAGCGGTATTCCGAGAAAGCTCTTGGCGGTACGGGAAAGCTCATTGCCGATGAGCGCACTGCGGCTCGGCAGATCATCGCCTCGCTGACGGGCCTCGGCCCGCTGCAGCACTTCCTCGATGACCCCGATGTCGAAGAAATCTGGATTAACAGCCCGACGCGTGTGTTTGTCGCGCGCGGCGGAGACCCCGAGCTCACCGATGTGGTTCTCACCGAGACTCTTGTGCGTGACCTTGTTGAGAGGATGCTTCAGGCAACGGGACGACGTGTTGATGTGAGCTCTCCATTCGTCGACGCGTCACTTGCCGATGGGTCGCGTCTTCACGTGGTCATTCCCGATGTCACGCGCAGGCACATGGCGGTGAACATTCGAAAGTTCACCTCCCGCATCCGAACTCTCCACGACCTCGTCTCGCGCGATGCTCTCACCGAAGAGGCGGCGGAGTTTCTCACCCGGAGCGTTCACGTGGGGTGCAACGTCCTGGTCTCAGGCGCGACGCAGGCGGGCAAGACGACGCTTCTTGGCGCGCTGCTGAACTCTGTCTCTCAGACCGAGCGAATGATCACCGTTGAAGAGACATTTGAACTCGACATCACGGCGGCCGACGTCGTGGGAATGCAGTGCAGGCAACCGAGCCTCGAGGGAACAGGTGAGATTACTCTTCGACGGCTCATCAAAGAGTCGCTGCGCATGCGCCCCGATCGCATCATTGTGGGAGAAGTTCGCGAGGCAGAGAGCCTCGATCTGCTCATTGCGCTCAACTCGGGGGTGCCTGGAGCGTGCACTCTTCATGCCAACTCCGCTGCCGATGGTCTGCGCAAGCTCTGCACGCTGCCGCTCCTCGCGGGATCGAATATTGACGGTGCCTTCGTCGTTCCGACCGTTGCATCGTGCATCGACCTCGTTGTGCATTGCGCGCGGGATGCCGCAGGGGTGCGACGCGTCATCGAGGTCGTCGCGCCGACAGGTCGAACGACCGGCGGCGAGATTGAGGCGACGACGATCTACCGGCGCACAGCAGAGGGCCTCTCCGCAACGGGATCGCTTCCGGAACGTCTCGGCAAATACGAGGCGGCCGGAGTCGATGCCGCCGAGCTGATCGTGCAAGGCAGCTGATGATTGCTCTCGGATTCGGCACGATCCTCGGCATCGGTGCTGCCCTCATTGTCATCGCCGTCGTGTTTCCCGACACCGTGCTGTTCACCAGGCGAGCCGCCCAACCCGTGTTCGCTGACGAGCTGCGATCGAGATTGGCGCTTGCCGGCATGGGGGCTGTTCCGGTACCCGCGTTTCTCGCTGTGTCGCTCTTGATGGCGGCGCTTGTGGGCGGCGTTGTGCATGCGTCGTTTGCCATCGTCGTTCTGTCTCTGCTGGCCGGACTCGGCAGCGCGCTAGCGCCCGCCGCGATCGTGACGTGGCGTGCACACGCGATGAGGCGGGCGCACCGAATGCTGTGGCCAGACGTCGTTGACCACCTGGTGTCATCAATTCGATCGGGAACGGCGCTGCCCGAGGCGGTTGCACAGCTCTCCGAGGCGGGACCGGATGCTTTGAGAAGCTCGTTTCGGTCGTTTGCGCAGGACTATCGCACGTCGACATCGTTCACCGGAGCACTCGACCGGTTGAAGGGCGAGCTTGGCGACCCCGTGGCAGATCGGATCATCGAGACGCTCAAGATGGCCCGCGACGTCGGCGGTACGGAGCTGCCGGGTGTGCTGCGCAGTCTGTCCGCGGCAATCCGCGAGGACTCGGGAATTCGCTCTGAGGTGGACGCACGGCAATCGTGGGTGCGCAACGCAGCGAAGCTCGGGGTGGCCGCACCCTGGCTCATCCTGTTTCTGCTCGCCTCTCGTCCAGAAGCCGCCGCCGCGTACAACTCGCCTCTCGGAGTGACGGTCATCGTCGCCGGCGCCGCTGTTTCGGTCATCGCCTATCGCGTCATGCTCGCGCTTGGTCGCCTCCCGGAGGAGCGGAGGTGGTTCCGATGAACGCGCTGGGACTCGCGCTGGTTCTCGGCTGCCTCCTGGGAACAGGACTGTGGTCACTGACCGCGGCAGTGCCGCGCCTCGGCGCTCGCCGTCTCTCCGAGCGCATCGCCCCCTACCTGCTCGATGTCTCTGACGAGGCGCGACAGATCACAGAACGACGTGTCGCCGACCCGCTGCCCGTACTCGGACGCCTCTTTGGCCCGGTTCTCGGGCGCGCAGCGCGCATGCTCTCTGCTGCGCTCGGCGGCAACGTCTCCGTTGAGAAGTGGCTTGGGCAATCGGGGTCAGCGCTCACGGTG contains these protein-coding regions:
- a CDS encoding DUF3039 domain-containing protein, yielding MNVQVRTEDPLSTGGSTSVLDRELEELLENETIDPGDHERFSHYVKKDKILESAISGKPVRALCGKKWTPGRDPEKFPVCPECKKVYERMRKG
- a CDS encoding nicotinate phosphoribosyltransferase, whose product is MNTSTAFRTDRYELTMLEAAIAHGTADTPCMFEAFGRRLPGARRFGVVAGIGRLLERIRDFRFADAELTWLADNDVVSARAIDWLADYRFSGDIWGYVDGEAYFPESPILIVESSFGEGVLLETLILSILNYDSAVATAATRMVTAAAGRPLAEMGSRRANEDAAIAASRAAYIAGFSATSNLEAGRTWGIPTMGTAAHSFTLLHENEEEAFRAQVAAAGPGTTLLVDTYDVAAGVETAIRVAGTELGAIRLDSGDLPTLVVDVRRQLDMLGAHNTKITVTSDLNEYAIATLRTAPVDSYGVGTSLVTGSGSPAAGLVYKLVARQVADGDWVSVAKASAGKRSVGGRKYATRLRDENGVARQEKVYIGLGPEEAKSIPASERPLLAPLITAGEISDRYLGASGTSIAREHHAMVRAELPADAYRLGRGDPALSTTFS
- the murI gene encoding glutamate racemase; this encodes MTDAPIGIFDSGVGGLTVARAIQDQLPNESVLYIGDTAHSPYGPKPIADVRRYALEVLDDVIAQGVKMIVIACNTASSAMLRDARERYTVPVIEVIQPAVRTAVTTTRNHKVGVIGTEGTINSRAYHDAFAAAPDLEIVAQACPRFVEFVEAGVTTGSEVLEVAEAYLRPLRDAGIDTLVLGCTHYPFLKGVISYVMGPDVTLVSSDTETANDVYRTLIDRGIARTALVPPTHNYEATGQSADEFLELAHRLIGHEISSVNLVQTGAIDLASLQAALREGENS
- the rph gene encoding ribonuclease PH; translation: MTTRKDGRTADQLRPITIERGWSEQAEGSALISFGKTKVLCTASFTPGVPRWLTGKGKGWVTAEYAMLPRATNERSGRESVKGKIGGRTHEISRLIGRSLRAVVDMKALGENTIVIDCDVLQADGGTRTAAITGAYVALVDAMEWARGKGHIGKRSVPLIDSVAAVSVGIIDGEPMLDLPYVEDVRAETDMNVVVTGRGLFVEVQGTAEGAPFDRSELDALLDLATSGARELTTLQRQALERE
- the rdgB gene encoding RdgB/HAM1 family non-canonical purine NTP pyrophosphatase — translated: MTLHVVLASHNAHKIAEFQKILGHDVPDIVIEAYDGPEPIEDGTSFDENALIKARAAAAHTGRVALADDSGISVGIMGGAPGIFSARWSGTREDADNRRLLLAQLADIRGANRAAQFHCSIAIVDPSTGSEQIARGEWPGSVALQETGENGFGYDPIFVPEGYSVSSAELPPDEKNEISHRARAFRAAAPILRGL
- a CDS encoding cation diffusion facilitator family transporter: MAHDHSHGTTNRRRLIVVICLVSVTLVAEVVGGLATGSLALLADAGHMFSDLTGLVIALVAIGIAARPATDRHTWGFQRTEVLAALINGLILTSVAVAVASEGVQRLTDPEPANVSGLPVLLVALVGLVINAISLVLLRPSVRNSINMKGAYLEVFGDLLGSVLVAISAIVIMTTGFAKADAIASLLIAAGILPRAAVLLRDVWRVLNESTPAGTDVEVIRAHVRNAPGVVGVHDVHVWSITSGQSVFTAHVIVEQDVFEQGRVGALLDHLGSCLAEHFDVEHSTFQLEPVKHADTEDIAHS
- a CDS encoding VTT domain-containing protein produces the protein MHAGLIPWLDPEVIITGAGPWAVLVVCLIVFAETGLLVGFLLPGDTLLIMAGLLAFSPGLGFDVWWIALFIGAAAFAGGEVGYLIGHRAGPRIFERKESGLFSIENVHRTNAFFERFGPLAVVVARFVPVVRTFAPVAAGVAHMSYRRYSLYNFIGAMLWGVGLVFVGYFLSYVPPVADFVRDYIDLILVAAVVITVVPTLWHYFSARRKARRSAEAGGTDRTDADGAAELRLDSSIVNNRRR
- a CDS encoding CpaF family protein, translated to MTTAVDIVAEAVRERVRRDGTDLSHHAELTERYVTEELQRYSEKALGGTGKLIADERTAARQIIASLTGLGPLQHFLDDPDVEEIWINSPTRVFVARGGDPELTDVVLTETLVRDLVERMLQATGRRVDVSSPFVDASLADGSRLHVVIPDVTRRHMAVNIRKFTSRIRTLHDLVSRDALTEEAAEFLTRSVHVGCNVLVSGATQAGKTTLLGALLNSVSQTERMITVEETFELDITAADVVGMQCRQPSLEGTGEITLRRLIKESLRMRPDRIIVGEVREAESLDLLIALNSGVPGACTLHANSAADGLRKLCTLPLLAGSNIDGAFVVPTVASCIDLVVHCARDAAGVRRVIEVVAPTGRTTGGEIEATTIYRRTAEGLSATGSLPERLGKYEAAGVDAAELIVQGS
- a CDS encoding type II secretion system F family protein; protein product: MIALGFGTILGIGAALIVIAVVFPDTVLFTRRAAQPVFADELRSRLALAGMGAVPVPAFLAVSLLMAALVGGVVHASFAIVVLSLLAGLGSALAPAAIVTWRAHAMRRAHRMLWPDVVDHLVSSIRSGTALPEAVAQLSEAGPDALRSSFRSFAQDYRTSTSFTGALDRLKGELGDPVADRIIETLKMARDVGGTELPGVLRSLSAAIREDSGIRSEVDARQSWVRNAAKLGVAAPWLILFLLASRPEAAAAYNSPLGVTVIVAGAAVSVIAYRVMLALGRLPEERRWFR